The following coding sequences are from one Streptomyces sp. V3I7 window:
- a CDS encoding NAD(P)-binding domain-containing protein, with protein sequence MNNMREVEVVVVGAGQAGLSSAFHLRRVGFRPDRDFVVFDHSPGPGGAWQFRWPTLTYGKVHGMHALPGMELAGADPDRPSAEVIGTYFDTYERTFELRVRRPVDVRAVREGEGGRLLVETSDGTWSTRALINATGTWDRPFWPRYPGQETFLGRQSHTAQYAGPGEFAGQRVIVVGGGASGTQHLLEIASYAARTTWVTRRPPVFREGPFDEGAGRAAVALVEERVRQGLPPRSVVSVTGLPLTDAVRQGLEDGVLQRLPMFDRITPYGVEWRGVESGGRSVEAGRQVDADVILWATGFRAALDHLTPMRLREPGGGIRVERTRVVADPRIHLVGYGPSASTVGANRAGRAAVTDIRRLLDRGTEAAAA encoded by the coding sequence GTGAACAACATGCGCGAGGTCGAGGTGGTCGTCGTCGGCGCCGGGCAGGCAGGGCTGTCCAGCGCCTTTCATCTGCGGCGCGTCGGCTTCCGGCCCGATCGGGACTTCGTCGTGTTCGACCACTCCCCCGGCCCGGGCGGCGCCTGGCAGTTCCGGTGGCCGACGCTGACGTACGGCAAGGTCCACGGGATGCACGCGCTCCCGGGGATGGAGTTGGCCGGCGCCGATCCGGACCGGCCCTCCGCCGAGGTCATCGGCACGTACTTCGACACGTACGAGCGGACCTTCGAGCTGCGGGTACGGCGGCCCGTCGACGTGCGCGCGGTGCGTGAGGGGGAGGGTGGGCGGCTACTCGTGGAGACTTCGGACGGTACGTGGTCGACACGGGCGCTGATCAACGCCACCGGCACCTGGGACCGACCGTTCTGGCCGCGCTATCCGGGCCAGGAGACCTTCCTCGGGCGGCAGTCGCACACGGCCCAGTACGCCGGACCCGGGGAGTTCGCCGGGCAGCGGGTCATCGTGGTGGGCGGGGGCGCGTCCGGCACTCAGCATCTGCTGGAGATCGCCTCGTATGCGGCGCGGACCACCTGGGTCACGAGGCGGCCGCCCGTCTTCCGCGAGGGGCCGTTCGACGAGGGCGCGGGCCGGGCCGCGGTCGCGCTGGTCGAGGAACGGGTGCGGCAGGGACTGCCGCCCAGGAGCGTGGTCTCGGTCACCGGGCTACCCCTCACCGACGCCGTCCGGCAAGGGCTGGAGGACGGCGTGCTCCAGCGGCTGCCGATGTTCGATCGGATCACCCCGTATGGAGTGGAGTGGCGCGGGGTCGAGTCCGGCGGGCGTTCGGTCGAGGCGGGGCGACAGGTGGATGCCGACGTCATCCTCTGGGCAACCGGGTTCCGGGCGGCCCTCGATCACCTGACGCCGATGCGGCTGCGCGAACCGGGCGGGGGCATCCGGGTCGAAAGGACGCGCGTGGTCGCCGATCCGCGAATCCACCTGGTCGGTTACGGCCCCTCGGCGAGCACGGTCGGCGCCAACCGGGCCGGGCGCGCGGCCGTGACGGACATCAGGCGGTTGCTGGACAGGGGCACCGAGGCCGCCGCTGCGTGA
- the mltG gene encoding endolytic transglycosylase MltG — protein sequence MQMNTPPRSTIRLTRRGKLALVVTGAVVAATAVAVPLLSQGGERGAETRSLVIPEGWRSGQVYDAIDKALALPAGTTRKSIGKSPLKLPNEAEGNPEGYLFPATYPIDAKATPQSVLQFMVDTANKKFDAAPVAAGAQRDAMNAYQAVTIASVVQAEATTKAEMGKVARVILNRLERGMPLQMDSTLNYALNRNALRTTLSDTQIDSPYNSYQRMGLPPTPIDNPGEDAMHAALNPTPGDWLYFVTVKPGDTRFTADYAQHQRNVAEFNAAQQKNSAQQQSPSGAAPQSPTSTSPRSPQPAK from the coding sequence ATGCAGATGAACACTCCGCCACGGAGCACGATTCGACTGACGCGTCGGGGCAAGCTCGCCCTCGTCGTGACCGGCGCCGTCGTTGCCGCCACTGCCGTGGCGGTGCCACTGCTGAGCCAGGGCGGTGAACGGGGCGCTGAGACCAGGTCTCTGGTGATCCCCGAGGGCTGGCGGTCCGGCCAGGTCTACGACGCCATCGACAAGGCGCTCGCGCTGCCCGCCGGCACCACCAGGAAGTCCATCGGCAAGTCCCCCCTGAAGTTGCCGAACGAGGCCGAGGGCAACCCGGAGGGTTACCTCTTCCCGGCGACGTATCCGATCGACGCGAAGGCGACTCCGCAGTCGGTGCTCCAGTTCATGGTCGACACCGCCAACAAGAAGTTCGACGCAGCTCCCGTCGCGGCAGGAGCGCAGCGCGACGCGATGAACGCCTACCAGGCCGTCACCATCGCGAGCGTCGTCCAGGCCGAGGCCACCACGAAGGCCGAGATGGGGAAGGTGGCCCGGGTCATCCTCAACCGCCTGGAGCGCGGCATGCCGCTCCAGATGGACTCCACCCTCAACTACGCCCTCAACCGCAACGCCCTCAGAACGACCCTGAGCGACACACAGATCGACAGCCCCTACAACTCGTACCAGCGCATGGGGCTGCCGCCCACCCCGATCGACAACCCGGGCGAGGACGCCATGCACGCCGCGCTCAACCCGACGCCCGGCGACTGGCTGTACTTCGTCACCGTCAAGCCGGGCGACACCCGCTTCACCGCCGACTACGCGCAACACCAGCGCAACGTGGCGGAGTTCAACGCCGCCCAGCAGAAGAACAGTGCGCAGCAGCAGAGCCCGAGCGGGGCCGCGCCGCAGTCCCCGACGTCGACGTCGCCGCGTTCGCCTCAGCCGGCGAAGTGA
- a CDS encoding ABC transporter ATP-binding protein translates to MHPDPQPTWTPPPDAKERPRQVRRILSLFRPYRGRLALVGLLVGASSLASVATPFLLKEILDVAIPDGRTGLLSLLALGMILSAVLTSVFGVLQTLISTTVGQRVMHDLRTAVYGRLQRMSLAFFTRTRTGEVQSRIANDIGGMQATVTSTATSLVSNLTSVVATVVAMIALDWRLTVVSLLLLPAFVWISRRVGNERKKITTQRQKQLAAMAATVTESLSVSGILLGRTMGRSDSLTASFADESERLVDLEVRSSMAGRWRMAVITIVMAAMPAVIYWTAGLALQVGGPEVSLGTVVAFVSLQQGLFRPAVSLLATGVQIQTSLALFQRIFEYLDLPVDITERERPVRLDRVKGEVRFEDVEFRYDRKGDPVLDGIDITVPAGAGLAVVGTTGAGKSTLGCLVPRLYDVTGGRVTLDGVDVRDLDFDTLARAVGVVSQETYLFHASVADNLRFAKPDATDEELYAAAQAAQIHDHIAALPDGYDTVVGERGHRFSGGEKQRLAIARTILRDPPVLILDEATSALDTRTEQAVQKAIDALSANRTTLTIAHRLSTVREADQIVVLDSGRVAERGTHEELLELDGRYAALVRRDARLEQTS, encoded by the coding sequence ATGCACCCCGATCCCCAGCCCACCTGGACCCCGCCTCCCGACGCCAAGGAGCGGCCCCGGCAGGTGCGCCGCATCCTGAGCCTGTTCCGCCCCTATCGCGGTCGGCTCGCGCTCGTCGGCCTGCTGGTCGGCGCCTCGTCGCTGGCCTCGGTCGCCACGCCGTTCCTCCTCAAGGAGATCCTCGACGTCGCGATCCCCGACGGCCGCACCGGACTGCTGAGCCTGCTCGCGCTCGGCATGATCCTGAGCGCCGTCCTGACCAGCGTCTTCGGCGTGTTGCAGACCCTGATCTCGACGACCGTCGGCCAGCGCGTCATGCACGACCTGCGCACCGCCGTCTACGGGCGCCTCCAGCGCATGTCGCTCGCCTTCTTCACCCGCACCCGCACCGGCGAAGTACAGTCCCGCATCGCCAACGACATCGGCGGCATGCAGGCCACGGTCACGTCCACCGCCACCTCCCTGGTCTCCAACCTCACCAGCGTGGTCGCCACCGTCGTCGCGATGATCGCCCTCGACTGGCGGCTGACCGTCGTCTCACTGCTCCTGCTGCCGGCGTTCGTGTGGATCAGCCGCCGCGTCGGCAACGAGCGCAAGAAGATCACCACCCAGCGCCAGAAACAGCTGGCCGCGATGGCCGCCACCGTCACCGAGTCGCTCTCCGTCAGCGGCATCCTGCTCGGCCGCACGATGGGCCGCTCCGACTCGCTCACCGCATCCTTCGCCGACGAGTCCGAGCGACTGGTCGACCTGGAAGTGAGATCGAGCATGGCCGGCCGCTGGCGCATGGCCGTGATCACCATCGTGATGGCCGCCATGCCCGCCGTCATCTACTGGACCGCGGGACTGGCCCTCCAGGTCGGCGGACCGGAGGTCTCGCTCGGCACGGTGGTCGCCTTCGTCTCCCTCCAGCAGGGCCTGTTCCGGCCCGCCGTCAGCCTGCTGGCGACCGGCGTGCAGATCCAGACCTCGCTCGCCCTCTTCCAGCGCATCTTCGAGTACCTCGACCTGCCTGTCGACATCACCGAGCGCGAACGCCCCGTCCGGCTGGACCGTGTCAAGGGTGAGGTCCGTTTCGAGGACGTCGAGTTCCGCTACGACCGCAAGGGTGACCCGGTCCTCGACGGCATCGACATCACCGTGCCCGCGGGAGCCGGCCTGGCCGTCGTCGGGACGACCGGCGCGGGCAAGTCCACGCTCGGCTGCCTGGTGCCCCGGCTGTACGACGTCACCGGCGGCCGCGTCACCCTCGACGGCGTCGACGTACGCGACCTCGACTTCGACACCCTCGCCCGGGCGGTCGGCGTCGTCTCGCAGGAGACGTACCTCTTCCACGCCTCGGTCGCCGACAACCTCCGCTTCGCCAAGCCCGACGCCACCGACGAAGAGCTGTACGCCGCGGCGCAGGCGGCCCAGATCCACGACCACATCGCCGCACTGCCCGACGGCTACGACACCGTCGTCGGCGAACGCGGCCACCGCTTCTCCGGTGGGGAGAAGCAGCGCCTCGCGATAGCCCGTACGATCCTGCGCGACCCGCCGGTCCTCATCCTCGACGAGGCGACCAGCGCCCTCGACACCCGGACGGAACAGGCCGTCCAGAAGGCCATCGACGCGCTGTCGGCCAACCGGACGACGCTCACCATCGCGCATCGCCTGTCCACGGTCCGGGAAGCCGACCAGATCGTGGTCCTCGACTCCGGGCGGGTGGCCGAACGGGGCACGCACGAGGAGCTGTTGGAGCTGGACGGACGGTACGCGGCCCTCGTACGCCGCGACGCACGACTGGAGCAGACAAGCTGA
- a CDS encoding MarR family winged helix-turn-helix transcriptional regulator — MTTPDPDSVLAEQLLRLTRRVHRIQKRHLQQRELGITPAQSRLLRTLVCYSSPPRMADLAERLEVVPRAVTTLVDGLEASGKVRRVPDPTNRRVTRIELTAEGRTTLGELRDARRSAAHEILAPLTSDQREALGGLLDTLIDGTTATHC; from the coding sequence ATGACCACGCCGGATCCGGACAGTGTGCTCGCCGAGCAGCTGCTGCGCCTCACCCGCCGGGTGCACCGCATTCAGAAGCGTCACCTTCAGCAGCGCGAACTGGGCATAACCCCGGCCCAGTCCCGTCTGCTGCGCACGCTGGTGTGCTACAGCTCGCCGCCGCGCATGGCGGACCTAGCCGAGCGCCTGGAGGTCGTACCGCGCGCCGTGACGACGCTGGTCGACGGGCTGGAGGCGAGCGGGAAGGTGCGTCGGGTGCCCGACCCGACGAACCGCCGGGTGACCCGGATCGAGCTCACCGCCGAGGGGCGCACGACCCTCGGCGAGCTGCGTGACGCGCGCCGGTCGGCCGCCCACGAGATCCTCGCGCCGCTGACCTCCGACCAGCGGGAGGCGTTGGGCGGACTGCTGGACACACTGATCGACGGAACGACGGCCACGCACTGCTGA
- a CDS encoding peptide-N4-asparagine amidase, with the protein MRSRIVMSMLAGATLLASALLGGQPAPARAEAAASGVSADAPAEFGTDWHDPVTAAPPVAKPGPATKSCQVTLAAAQFRDYTPYKGTYTPPDGCGERWSKVVLRLDGKVKGRQFDRLGYLRVGGVEVLRTSTPEPSPDGIEWSVEKDVTRYSDTLRDPQDVEMFIGNVVDGTYTGVIDVRATLTFYAAHPRAEATAAPPDRVLPVTTAASGATVTTPRNSERIVAEVYATGSGGGCEEFWYLTVPDPAPYSCKADRGPYREVQVKIDGQLAGIAAPFPNVWTGGWSNPFLWYVLPAPRAFDVKPIEYDLTPYAGLLNDGRPHRVDIEVAGLPEGQSGWSTSVNVLVWQDPHRAHVTGGLTRHQATDLTNSPSYTPGSPEDRLDTKAGHRLTIAGYLDTSHGRVTTTVRRTLAHASAHRWTEGETTDGLDATWTDDASVTTEGHGPARTVRTHRTYTMDGATTIGQDDRLRTVLTLGDRALVTELRDGRRTSWSRLDDTYTGDAAYTLNVPRDQRHAVGTTSERYRLHGSETGCYDRTLTTVQGALTDDTDGC; encoded by the coding sequence ATGAGAAGCCGGATAGTCATGTCCATGCTTGCCGGAGCGACCCTTCTGGCGAGCGCTCTCCTCGGAGGCCAACCAGCCCCCGCTCGAGCCGAAGCCGCTGCCAGCGGTGTTTCCGCCGACGCTCCCGCCGAGTTCGGTACCGACTGGCACGACCCGGTGACCGCCGCGCCGCCCGTCGCCAAGCCGGGGCCGGCCACCAAGTCCTGCCAAGTCACCCTCGCCGCTGCCCAGTTCCGGGACTACACGCCGTACAAAGGCACCTACACGCCCCCCGACGGCTGCGGCGAGCGCTGGAGCAAGGTCGTGCTGCGACTCGACGGCAAGGTCAAGGGGCGGCAGTTCGACCGGCTCGGCTATCTGCGGGTCGGCGGCGTCGAAGTCCTCCGAACATCGACGCCGGAGCCTTCCCCGGACGGCATCGAGTGGTCCGTCGAGAAGGACGTCACGCGCTACAGCGACACCCTCCGCGACCCGCAGGACGTCGAGATGTTCATCGGAAACGTCGTCGACGGCACGTACACGGGCGTGATCGACGTCCGCGCCACCCTGACCTTCTACGCCGCCCATCCCCGCGCCGAGGCGACGGCCGCACCGCCCGACCGCGTCCTGCCCGTCACCACCGCCGCCTCCGGCGCAACAGTGACCACCCCACGCAACAGCGAGCGCATCGTCGCCGAGGTGTACGCCACCGGATCGGGTGGCGGTTGCGAGGAGTTCTGGTACCTGACCGTGCCCGATCCGGCACCGTACTCCTGCAAGGCCGACCGAGGCCCCTACCGCGAGGTGCAGGTCAAGATCGATGGCCAACTGGCCGGAATCGCCGCGCCGTTCCCCAACGTGTGGACCGGCGGCTGGTCCAACCCCTTCCTCTGGTACGTCCTTCCGGCGCCGCGCGCCTTCGACGTCAAGCCGATCGAGTACGACCTGACGCCCTACGCGGGGCTGCTCAACGACGGCCGTCCGCATCGCGTCGACATCGAGGTCGCCGGACTCCCCGAGGGGCAGTCGGGCTGGAGCACCTCCGTGAACGTGCTGGTCTGGCAGGACCCACACCGCGCGCACGTGACCGGCGGCCTCACCCGTCACCAGGCGACCGACCTCACCAATTCCCCGTCCTACACGCCCGGTTCGCCGGAGGACCGGCTCGACACCAAGGCCGGTCACCGGCTGACCATCGCCGGATACCTCGACACCTCCCACGGCCGGGTGACGACCACGGTCCGGCGGACGCTCGCGCACGCCTCGGCGCATCGTTGGACCGAGGGTGAGACGACGGACGGACTCGACGCCACCTGGACGGACGACGCGTCCGTGACGACCGAAGGCCACGGGCCGGCCAGGACGGTGCGGACGCACCGGACGTACACCATGGACGGCGCGACGACGATCGGCCAGGACGACCGGCTGCGCACCGTACTGACGCTCGGCGACCGGGCACTGGTCACGGAGCTGCGCGACGGCCGGCGCACCTCCTGGTCGAGGCTCGACGACACGTACACCGGCGACGCGGCCTACACCCTGAACGTGCCCAGGGACCAGCGGCACGCGGTCGGTACGACGAGCGAGCGCTACCGGCTCCACGGCTCGGAGACCGGCTGCTACGACCGCACGCTGACCACGGTCCAGGGGGCGCTCACCGACGACACCGACGGCTGCTGA
- a CDS encoding L,D-transpeptidase family protein: MTVAVAAVGSILAALSSCGGPGGAGGDHKARGDARPGHTKPAADPTRIPDVGDRLQRRIPAESGQVVAVYGADRNSADAEVVLYTKRGKVWERQRSWAAHNGKKGWTTHHHNGDRRSPVGVFTLSDAGGVLPDPGAKLPYTRDPAFAAPHWWAKSHWHDFDYVIAIDYNRVKGTPPNNPARPEGDAKGGSIWLHMDHGSGTSACVSMSKQDMEYLLRVLDPHQHPVVVMGDRADLEA, from the coding sequence GTGACAGTCGCGGTGGCGGCCGTGGGATCCATCCTGGCGGCCCTGTCCTCATGCGGTGGCCCGGGCGGCGCCGGCGGCGACCACAAGGCGCGCGGCGACGCGCGGCCAGGACACACCAAGCCTGCCGCAGACCCGACCCGCATCCCGGACGTCGGAGACCGGCTCCAGCGGCGCATTCCAGCCGAGTCCGGCCAGGTCGTCGCGGTCTATGGCGCGGACAGGAACTCGGCGGATGCCGAGGTCGTGCTCTACACCAAGCGCGGCAAGGTTTGGGAGCGGCAGCGCAGTTGGGCCGCGCACAATGGCAAGAAGGGGTGGACCACCCACCACCACAACGGCGACCGGCGCAGCCCCGTCGGCGTGTTCACGCTCTCGGACGCGGGCGGCGTCCTCCCGGATCCGGGGGCCAAGCTGCCGTACACGCGGGACCCCGCCTTCGCCGCACCCCACTGGTGGGCCAAGTCGCACTGGCACGACTTCGACTACGTCATCGCCATCGACTACAACCGCGTCAAGGGCACCCCGCCCAACAACCCGGCGCGCCCCGAGGGCGACGCGAAGGGCGGCAGCATCTGGCTGCACATGGACCACGGCAGCGGCACCTCGGCCTGCGTGTCCATGTCCAAGCAGGACATGGAGTACCTGCTCCGGGTGCTCGACCCGCACCAGCACCCCGTGGTGGTCATGGGCGACCGCGCGGATCTGGAGGCCTAG
- a CDS encoding ABC transporter ATP-binding protein, translating into MQIQDLPYPDPGVPDARSGPRFLWWLGRNQLGGQMKALAWGLLHFVSVSALPFCVGLAVQAVFERSGTRLALTGLLMVVCGIGIAVGDTYLHRAAVTNWITAAARVQQLLARKAAHLGSGLTRRVAAGEVVAVSTGDVEKIGWMVESVSRFTSAAAAVVVVCVSLLVYQPALGVVVAVGMPLLALAVLPLLPRATRRADHQREKAGRATELASDTVAGLRVLRGIGGEELFLDRYRRASQEVRHAAVRSARMWSLISAIQVLLPGLLMIAVVWQGVHLARQGRITVGELVTVYSAVMVLAYPLRHFEEIAMAYSFSRPSAKRAAHVLSLERSTDAGGSRATDAPPSGDLYDPATGLLAPAGCLTAVVCGDPDAAGRLAERLGGHPAEPGPSVLLGGVPLDELPLDHARSAVLVQDKDPVLLSGSLRELLDVPASGDVHAQAALAAAQCDDVLEALVQGSLSAPDPMEARITERGRSLSGGQRQRLALARSLITDPEVLVLDGPTSAVDSHTEARIAEGVRRLRTGRTTVVFTSSPLLLDRADRVVLVHDSEVVAVGAHRELVHTEPRYRAVVTRETEEETAARTASGGNEAAASRGTGDGLATTADAADGINAMTDIGALEEIDALEEIEESA; encoded by the coding sequence ATGCAGATTCAAGACCTTCCGTATCCCGACCCTGGTGTGCCTGACGCACGTTCGGGTCCTCGCTTCCTGTGGTGGCTGGGGCGGAATCAGCTGGGCGGGCAGATGAAGGCGCTGGCCTGGGGACTGCTGCACTTCGTGTCCGTCTCAGCGCTCCCGTTCTGCGTGGGTCTCGCCGTCCAGGCCGTCTTCGAGCGCTCCGGCACGCGGCTCGCGCTGACCGGGCTGCTGATGGTGGTGTGCGGGATCGGTATCGCGGTGGGTGACACCTACCTGCACCGGGCCGCCGTCACCAACTGGATCACCGCGGCCGCTCGCGTCCAGCAGCTGCTGGCTCGCAAGGCCGCGCACCTGGGGTCGGGGCTGACCCGGCGGGTCGCCGCAGGCGAGGTGGTGGCCGTGTCGACGGGCGACGTCGAGAAGATCGGCTGGATGGTCGAGAGCGTGTCACGCTTCACCTCGGCCGCGGCGGCGGTCGTCGTGGTCTGCGTCAGCCTGCTCGTCTACCAACCGGCCCTCGGTGTGGTCGTGGCGGTCGGCATGCCCCTGCTGGCACTCGCGGTACTGCCGCTGCTGCCCCGGGCGACCCGGCGCGCCGACCACCAGCGCGAGAAGGCCGGCCGCGCCACCGAGCTGGCCTCGGACACCGTCGCCGGTCTGCGCGTGCTGCGCGGCATCGGCGGCGAGGAACTGTTCCTCGACCGCTACCGCCGCGCCTCGCAGGAGGTACGACACGCGGCCGTACGCAGCGCCCGGATGTGGTCCCTGATCTCGGCGATCCAGGTGCTGCTGCCAGGGCTGTTGATGATCGCGGTCGTCTGGCAGGGCGTCCACCTCGCCCGCCAGGGCCGGATCACCGTCGGCGAACTGGTCACCGTCTACAGCGCGGTCATGGTGCTCGCCTATCCGCTGCGGCACTTCGAGGAGATCGCCATGGCGTACTCCTTCTCGCGCCCGTCGGCGAAGCGGGCCGCCCACGTGCTTTCCCTGGAGCGGTCCACGGACGCCGGCGGCTCGCGCGCGACCGACGCGCCGCCGAGCGGTGATCTGTACGACCCGGCGACCGGTCTGCTCGCCCCCGCAGGTTGTCTCACCGCTGTGGTCTGCGGCGACCCGGACGCGGCCGGTCGGCTCGCCGAACGGCTGGGCGGCCACCCCGCCGAGCCCGGTCCGTCCGTGTTGCTCGGTGGCGTGCCGCTGGACGAGTTGCCCCTCGACCACGCCCGCAGCGCCGTCCTCGTCCAGGACAAGGACCCGGTCCTGCTGTCGGGTTCCCTGCGCGAACTCCTCGACGTCCCCGCCTCCGGTGACGTCCACGCGCAGGCGGCGCTCGCGGCCGCGCAGTGCGACGACGTCCTGGAGGCTCTCGTCCAGGGGTCGTTGAGCGCACCGGACCCGATGGAGGCACGGATCACCGAGCGGGGGCGCTCCCTCTCGGGCGGCCAGCGCCAGCGACTGGCCCTGGCCCGATCCCTGATCACCGACCCCGAGGTGCTCGTCCTCGACGGACCGACCTCGGCCGTCGACTCGCACACCGAGGCTCGGATCGCCGAGGGGGTACGGCGGCTGCGGACGGGACGGACGACGGTCGTGTTCACGTCGTCCCCACTGCTTCTGGACCGCGCGGACCGGGTCGTCCTCGTGCACGACAGCGAGGTCGTGGCCGTCGGTGCGCACCGCGAGCTGGTGCACACCGAGCCCCGGTACCGGGCCGTCGTGACCCGGGAGACCGAGGAAGAGACGGCGGCGCGCACCGCGTCGGGCGGCAACGAGGCGGCCGCCTCGCGGGGCACGGGGGACGGCCTCGCCACCACAGCGGACGCCGCGGATGGCATCAATGCCATGACGGACATCGGCGCCCTGGAAGAGATCGACGCCTTGGAAGAGATCGAGGAGAGCGCATGA
- a CDS encoding ABC transporter ATP-binding protein, which produces MIGVAPPAYDPAAPTTATTLPVGATATVRAYVAELFRRHHRAFLLLIGVNTMAVVASMAGPYLLGGLVDRVADEARDPQLGLTIGLFIAALLVQAVFVREVRLRGAMLGERMLADLREDFLVRSVGLPPGILERAGTGDLLSRITTDIDRLSNAMREAVPQLSIGVVWVALLLGGLVITAPPLAAAVLLGVPLLVAGCRWYFKRAPSGYRSEAAGYAAVAAALAETVDAGRTVEAHRLGDRRVALSERRIEEWTRWERYTLWLRSVLFPVINITHVTVLGSVLMVGGVFVLHGWIDVGQLTTGALIAQMLVDPVNLILRWYDEAQVAQVSLARLVGVRDIEPDAGDDTLAPDGHDVHADQVHFGYREGVDVLRKVSLEVAPGTRLALVGPSGAGKSTLGRLLAGIYAPREGRVTLGGAELSRMPAERVRSHVALVNQEHHVFVGSLRDNLLLARTGAQDAELWAALAAVDADGWARALDDGLDTEVGSGALTLTPAQAQQIALARLVLADPHTLVLDEATSLLDPRAARHLERSLARVLDGRTVVAIAHRLHTAHDADVIAVVENGRISELGNHDHLVAANGAYAALWRSWHG; this is translated from the coding sequence ATGATCGGCGTTGCGCCACCGGCGTACGACCCGGCTGCCCCGACGACGGCGACCACCCTGCCCGTGGGCGCCACCGCGACCGTGCGCGCCTACGTGGCCGAACTGTTCCGCCGGCATCACCGCGCCTTCCTGCTCCTCATCGGCGTCAACACCATGGCCGTCGTCGCCTCCATGGCAGGGCCGTACCTCCTGGGCGGCCTCGTCGACCGCGTGGCCGACGAGGCACGGGATCCGCAACTGGGCCTGACGATCGGCCTGTTCATCGCCGCTCTCCTCGTACAGGCCGTGTTCGTGCGCGAGGTGCGGCTGCGTGGGGCGATGCTCGGCGAACGGATGCTGGCCGATCTGCGCGAGGACTTCCTCGTACGGTCGGTAGGACTGCCCCCGGGCATCCTGGAACGCGCGGGCACGGGCGACCTGCTGTCCCGCATCACCACCGACATCGACCGGCTCTCCAACGCCATGCGCGAGGCGGTGCCGCAGCTGTCGATCGGTGTCGTCTGGGTCGCCCTGCTGCTCGGCGGCCTCGTGATCACCGCTCCCCCGCTGGCGGCTGCCGTGCTGCTTGGCGTACCGCTGCTGGTGGCGGGCTGCCGTTGGTACTTCAAGCGGGCGCCGTCCGGCTACCGCTCCGAGGCCGCGGGGTACGCCGCCGTCGCCGCCGCGCTCGCCGAGACCGTGGACGCCGGACGCACCGTCGAGGCTCACCGTCTCGGCGACCGCCGCGTCGCCCTCTCGGAGCGCCGGATCGAGGAATGGACACGCTGGGAGCGCTACACGCTCTGGCTGCGGTCGGTTCTCTTCCCGGTCATCAACATCACCCATGTCACGGTCCTCGGATCGGTCCTGATGGTCGGCGGTGTCTTCGTCCTGCACGGCTGGATCGACGTCGGGCAACTGACGACGGGCGCGCTCATCGCACAGATGCTCGTCGATCCGGTGAACCTGATCCTGCGCTGGTACGACGAGGCCCAGGTCGCCCAGGTCTCGCTGGCCCGCCTGGTCGGCGTACGCGACATCGAGCCGGACGCCGGGGACGACACACTCGCGCCCGACGGTCACGACGTCCACGCCGACCAGGTGCACTTCGGCTACCGCGAGGGCGTCGACGTGCTGCGCAAGGTGTCGCTCGAGGTCGCACCCGGCACCCGGCTGGCCCTGGTCGGCCCGTCCGGCGCGGGCAAGTCCACGCTGGGCAGGCTGCTCGCCGGTATCTACGCACCCCGGGAAGGTCGGGTCACCCTGGGCGGTGCCGAACTGTCCCGGATGCCCGCGGAGCGCGTCCGCTCCCACGTCGCCCTCGTCAACCAGGAGCACCACGTCTTCGTGGGTTCCCTGCGCGACAACCTCCTGCTCGCCCGCACCGGGGCGCAGGACGCCGAGCTGTGGGCAGCGCTCGCCGCGGTCGACGCGGACGGCTGGGCCCGGGCGCTGGACGACGGCCTGGACACCGAGGTCGGCTCCGGCGCCCTGACGCTCACCCCCGCCCAGGCCCAGCAGATCGCGCTGGCCCGTCTGGTCCTGGCCGATCCGCACACCCTGGTCCTGGACGAGGCGACCTCGCTCCTCGACCCGCGCGCGGCCCGCCACCTCGAGCGCTCCCTGGCCCGCGTCCTCGACGGCCGTACCGTCGTCGCCATCGCCCACCGCCTCCACACCGCCCACGACGCCGACGTCATCGCCGTCGTCGAGAACGGCCGCATCAGCGAGCTGGGCAACCACGATCACCTCGTGGCGGCGAACGGGGCCTATGCGGCGCTCTGGCGGTCCTGGCACGGGTGA
- a CDS encoding DUF5709 domain-containing protein, producing MNSADGWGDDVYQPDGSEVQDDAGLLDSEDTLVDDGVSDPLDRGWSPPERPWAVEHEGVTAEERHRGETLDQRLAEELPEPSVPDGDGIGDCQGTDGEALDDEVGDRRSGRLVAPDEGAHEDQESALVATDVGIDGAGASAEEAAVHIVDEDALSG from the coding sequence GTGAACAGCGCCGACGGATGGGGAGACGACGTCTACCAGCCCGATGGATCCGAGGTTCAGGACGATGCCGGGCTGCTCGACTCCGAGGACACGCTGGTCGACGACGGCGTGAGCGACCCTCTCGACCGGGGCTGGTCGCCTCCGGAGCGGCCATGGGCGGTGGAGCACGAGGGGGTGACGGCGGAAGAGCGCCACCGCGGCGAGACCCTCGACCAGCGGCTCGCCGAGGAGCTGCCCGAGCCGTCCGTCCCCGACGGCGACGGCATCGGCGACTGTCAGGGCACCGATGGTGAGGCACTCGACGACGAGGTCGGCGACCGCCGGTCCGGCCGGCTCGTCGCGCCGGACGAGGGGGCTCACGAGGACCAGGAGAGCGCGCTGGTCGCCACGGACGTGGGCATCGACGGCGCGGGCGCCTCCGCCGAGGAGGCCGCCGTGCACATCGTGGACGAGGACGCCCTGTCCGGCTGA